In one Lachnospiraceae bacterium GAM79 genomic region, the following are encoded:
- a CDS encoding VOC family protein produces the protein MRLDGFGLFVEDMAKMIRFYRDVLGFEIKESEDTSNVYLVKDGTLFLLYGRKDFENMTHRRYEYIKGLNGHSEIALYVDTFEEVDMAYNNAIKNGATSVLEPELEPWGQRTCYIADPEGNLIEIGSWNKVYEQKDL, from the coding sequence ATGAGATTAGATGGATTTGGATTATTTGTTGAAGATATGGCGAAAATGATTCGCTTTTATAGAGATGTTCTTGGCTTTGAGATTAAAGAAAGCGAAGACACATCAAATGTTTATCTTGTTAAGGATGGAACATTGTTTTTGCTATATGGAAGAAAAGATTTTGAAAACATGACACACAGAAGGTATGAGTATATAAAAGGTCTAAATGGTCATAGCGAAATTGCACTCTATGTTGATACTTTTGAGGAAGTTGATATGGCATACAACAATGCTATAAAAAATGGTGCAACGTCTGTATTAGAACCAGAGCTTGAACCGTGGGGACAAAGAACTTGTTATATCGCCGATCCAGAAGGTAATTTGATTGAGATTGGTTCTTGGAATAAGGTATACGAGCAAAAAGATTTATAA
- a CDS encoding DUF2809 domain-containing protein, giving the protein MKRIGYAIATVILLLTEVLIALYVHDAFVRPYIGDVLVVIVIYTFIRIFVPERCKLLPLYVFIFAALVEFLQMFHIVEVLGWQDNRFLSVLVGSVFDWKDILCYVAGCILLGVYEVLVRNTARRR; this is encoded by the coding sequence ATGAAGCGAATCGGATATGCAATAGCAACTGTGATTTTGTTGCTGACCGAGGTGTTGATTGCGTTATATGTACATGATGCATTTGTAAGACCATATATTGGTGATGTGCTGGTTGTGATTGTGATATATACGTTTATAAGAATATTTGTACCGGAGCGATGCAAATTGTTGCCGCTGTATGTATTTATTTTTGCAGCACTGGTAGAATTTTTACAGATGTTCCATATTGTGGAAGTATTAGGCTGGCAGGATAACCGATTCTTAAGTGTTTTGGTCGGTTCTGTATTTGATTGGAAAGATATCCTGTGCTATGTCGCCGGGTGTATATTGCTTGGAGTGTATGAGGTGTTGGTACGAAATACTGCAAGAAGGAGATAA